A segment of the Deltaproteobacteria bacterium genome:
GTCGTCGTCGAAGACGAAGACGTGCTTGGCGTGGAGCTCGGTGAGGGCGGCGGCCGCGGCGCGGCCGGGGTCGCCCTCGGAGAGCTTCTTCATGGCGATGAAGATGTTGTAGTGGGCGTGGCGGCCGGCCTTGCATACCGCGGTGACGCCGGGCACGGCCTCGCGGATGCGCCGCAGGTAGGCGCCCTCCCGCGGCAGGTCCAGCCAAGGCTTGTCGCCCTCGGGGGTGATGACCGACTGGTACATGGCGTTGCTGCGGAAGTTGATGGCGCGCACCTCGTAGCGGCAGGCCGAGAAGAAGCGCTGCGGTCCGAGGTAGCCCGGCGCTTCCCCGAAGGGGCCGTCGACGATGCGCTCGCCCGGGATCAGCGCGCCTTCGATGACGATCTCCGCGTCCGCGGGAATCAGCAGGTCGTCGCCCCAGGTGGTGGACGGCGTCACCCGGAGCGGCTCCCCGAGGTAGGCGCCGATGACGTCGTATTCGCTCACCTCGAAGGGGCCGGTGTAGCACGCGCCCATGTAGAACGCGGGGTGGTGTCCCAGCACCGTGGCCACCGGGCATTCCAGCCCCTGGTCCTCGTGGTCGCGGAAGATGATCCACTGGTGGTGCTGCGAGTGGTAGTGCGACGTGTGGTTCTTCGACTTGATCTCCATGCGGTGGTACGAGGCGTTGTAGATGCCTTGCCGGCGGTCCTTGGCGATGGTGCACAGGGTGATGTAGGGGCCGCCGTCCATGTAGTGGTGGCGCATGATGGGCAGCTCGTGGAGGTCCACGGCGTCGCCGCTCCGGACGTTCTCCATCACCGGCGCCTCGCGGTTCTCCACCACCACCGGCGCCACCCGGTTGCGCTCGATGTCCACGCACGCCTCCGCCATCTGCGCCCGGGTCATCTCCTTGGGCAGCCCCAGCGCGATCTGGGTCTTGCGCTGGGAGATGGTGAAGTTCATCACCAGCCTGAAATCGCTGACCCGGCCGTGCAGGTTGCGCGGCCGGTCGAAGACGAGCAGCGGGAACTTCCGGGCGGCCCTCAGATGCTTGATGATGGCGCTCACGTCGTAGTTGGCGGGGTCCACCTCCCGCTCCACGTGCACCACCTCGTTGGGAATTTCACGGCGGCAGTCTTCCAGGAAGCTGCTCAGGCTTTTCGGCATGCAAATATTCCTTGATCCGGGGCCCGGCGTCGCATCG
Coding sequences within it:
- a CDS encoding UbiD family decarboxylase, whose translation is MPKSLSSFLEDCRREIPNEVVHVEREVDPANYDVSAIIKHLRAARKFPLLVFDRPRNLHGRVSDFRLVMNFTISQRKTQIALGLPKEMTRAQMAEACVDIERNRVAPVVVENREAPVMENVRSGDAVDLHELPIMRHHYMDGGPYITLCTIAKDRRQGIYNASYHRMEIKSKNHTSHYHSQHHQWIIFRDHEDQGLECPVATVLGHHPAFYMGACYTGPFEVSEYDVIGAYLGEPLRVTPSTTWGDDLLIPADAEIVIEGALIPGERIVDGPFGEAPGYLGPQRFFSACRYEVRAINFRSNAMYQSVITPEGDKPWLDLPREGAYLRRIREAVPGVTAVCKAGRHAHYNIFIAMKKLSEGDPGRAAAAALTELHAKHVFVFDDDIDVYNPTEILWALATRVQPHRQVSIMQPTFTGNYLDPTVVDETKTSVMIVDATRPLDRPFSPVSKVPDEAMARIKVEDYIPGEVLAHIPVDRTTYWS